A stretch of Mycobacteriales bacterium DNA encodes these proteins:
- a CDS encoding biotin carboxylase N-terminal domain-containing protein, giving the protein MRKVLIANRAEIAIRVARACRDAGLASVAVYADPDLNAQHVQLADEAYALDGSTPAETYLDIDKLLGIAKRSGADAVHPGYGFLSENGAFATAVLEAGLTWIGPPPAAIDALGDKVKARHIAADVGAPLTPGTPNPVSGVDEVFEFVDTYGLPVAIKAAYGGGGRGLKVARNREEIPELYDSAVREAVAAFGRGECFVERFLDRPRHVETQVIADQHGTVVVVGTRDCSLQRRNQKVVEEAPAPFLSDEQRDRLYSASKAIVGAAGYVGAGTCEFLVAQDGSISFLEVNTRLQVEHPVTEETSGVDLVLAQFAIADGQHIEQDDPTPRGHAIEFRINAEDAGRGFLPAPGTITEWRVPLGPGVRVDSGYVAGDTVPSAFDSLIAKLVVTGASRREAINRARRALDEFEVGGMPTIIPFHRLVLTDPAFVDEPFSVHTRWIETEWTGSVPPYDAGPSAEPGAVERGAVERERITVEVGGRRFEVSLPGGLGSGAAPARRKPPSAHRAATGGGALSGDALTAPMQGTIVKVVAEEGQQVEAGDIVVVLEAMKMEQPLNAHRAGRVVDLSAQIGNVVGAGELLCRIVEE; this is encoded by the coding sequence ATGCGCAAGGTCCTGATCGCCAACCGCGCGGAGATCGCGATCCGGGTTGCGCGCGCCTGCCGCGATGCCGGCCTCGCCAGCGTCGCCGTCTACGCCGACCCGGACCTGAATGCGCAGCACGTGCAGCTCGCCGACGAGGCCTATGCGCTCGACGGTTCCACCCCGGCCGAGACCTACCTCGACATCGACAAGCTGCTCGGCATCGCCAAGCGCTCGGGCGCGGATGCGGTGCACCCGGGCTACGGGTTCCTGTCCGAGAACGGCGCCTTTGCGACCGCGGTTCTCGAAGCGGGCTTGACCTGGATCGGGCCGCCGCCGGCGGCAATCGACGCGCTGGGCGACAAAGTGAAGGCGCGGCACATCGCCGCCGATGTCGGCGCGCCGCTCACTCCCGGCACACCCAACCCGGTGTCGGGTGTCGACGAGGTGTTCGAGTTCGTGGACACCTACGGGCTGCCGGTCGCCATCAAGGCGGCGTACGGCGGTGGCGGGCGCGGCTTGAAGGTCGCCCGCAACCGTGAGGAGATTCCCGAGCTCTACGACAGCGCCGTACGCGAGGCGGTTGCGGCGTTCGGCCGCGGCGAGTGCTTCGTCGAGCGCTTCCTGGACCGACCGCGGCACGTCGAGACCCAGGTCATCGCCGACCAGCACGGCACGGTCGTGGTCGTCGGCACCCGTGACTGCTCGCTGCAGCGCCGCAACCAGAAGGTCGTCGAGGAGGCGCCGGCGCCGTTCCTCAGCGACGAGCAACGCGACCGGCTCTATTCGGCCAGCAAGGCGATCGTCGGTGCGGCCGGCTACGTCGGTGCCGGGACCTGCGAGTTCCTGGTCGCCCAGGACGGTTCGATCTCCTTCCTCGAGGTCAACACCCGGCTGCAGGTCGAGCACCCGGTCACCGAGGAGACCAGCGGCGTCGACCTCGTTCTCGCCCAGTTCGCTATTGCCGACGGCCAGCACATCGAGCAGGACGACCCGACCCCTCGAGGGCATGCCATCGAGTTCCGGATCAACGCCGAGGACGCCGGCCGCGGCTTCCTTCCGGCGCCGGGCACGATCACCGAGTGGCGGGTGCCGCTCGGCCCGGGGGTCCGGGTCGACTCCGGTTACGTCGCCGGCGACACCGTCCCGAGCGCCTTCGACTCGCTGATCGCGAAGCTCGTCGTCACCGGCGCGAGCCGGCGCGAGGCGATCAACCGGGCCCGCCGCGCGCTCGACGAGTTCGAGGTCGGCGGGATGCCGACGATCATCCCGTTCCACCGCCTGGTGCTGACCGATCCGGCGTTCGTCGACGAGCCGTTCTCCGTGCACACCCGCTGGATCGAGACCGAGTGGACCGGGTCCGTTCCGCCGTACGACGCGGGACCCTCGGCCGAGCCCGGTGCGGTCGAGCGCGGTGCGGTCGAGCGCGAGCGCATCACCGTCGAGGTCGGCGGCCGGCGGTTCGAAGTCAGCCTGCCCGGCGGGCTGGGCTCGGGCGCTGCTCCCGCCCGGCGCAAACCGCCGTCGGCTCATCGCGCCGCGACCGGTGGCGGAGCGCTGTCGGGCGACGCGCTGACCGCACCGATGCAGGGCACCATCGTCAAGGTGGTCGCCGAAGAAGGCCAGCAGGTGGAGGCGGGCGACATCGTCGTGGTGCTCGAAGCGATGAAGATGGAGCAGCCGCTCAACGCGCACCGAGCCGGGCGGGTCGTCGACCTCAGCGCGCAGATCGGCAACGTCGTGGGTGCCGGCGAGCTGCTCTGCCGGATCGTCGAGGAGTAG
- a CDS encoding alpha-hydroxy-acid oxidizing protein: protein MPFSNYQNEIYLNGTVGVVPSYPIDHAALEAAAQAALPPEVFGYVAGSAGSESTARANRAAFERMRIVPRFLCDVSVRDLATTVLGTAMPAPVALAPIGVQGIVHPDAELAVARAAASVRVPFALSTVSSYSMEEVAQAGGDAPRWFQLYWPRDREVGASLLARARAAGFSALLLTLDTFILAWRPRDLGHGFLPFLHSKGLANYFSDPVFLAGLDKSPEEDPSGAILRWQSMFGDPGNTWSDLAWVREHWDGPIALKGVLHPDDARRAIDAGVEGVVVSNHGGRQVDGEIAALDALPAVAAAVDGRADVLLDSGVRTGSDVLKALGLGARAVLYGRPYVYGLGLGGEDGVRHVLRSLLAELELTMALSGCAALADIGPETLIRIP, encoded by the coding sequence CTGCCCTTCTCGAACTACCAGAACGAGATCTACCTCAACGGCACCGTGGGGGTCGTGCCGTCGTACCCGATCGACCATGCGGCGCTTGAAGCTGCGGCGCAGGCGGCGCTGCCGCCCGAGGTATTCGGATACGTCGCCGGAAGCGCAGGATCGGAGTCGACGGCGCGGGCCAACCGCGCGGCGTTCGAGCGGATGCGGATCGTGCCACGGTTCTTGTGCGACGTGTCCGTGCGGGACCTCGCGACGACCGTGCTGGGCACGGCGATGCCGGCGCCGGTCGCGTTGGCCCCGATCGGCGTGCAGGGCATCGTGCATCCCGATGCCGAGCTGGCGGTGGCCCGGGCAGCAGCGAGCGTGCGGGTGCCGTTCGCGTTGTCGACCGTGTCGTCGTACTCGATGGAGGAGGTGGCGCAGGCTGGCGGTGACGCGCCGCGCTGGTTCCAGCTCTACTGGCCGCGCGACCGCGAGGTGGGGGCCTCGTTGCTGGCCCGCGCCCGCGCGGCCGGGTTCTCCGCGTTGCTCCTCACCCTCGACACGTTCATCCTCGCGTGGCGACCGCGGGACCTCGGCCATGGCTTCCTGCCGTTCCTGCACAGCAAGGGACTGGCGAACTACTTCTCCGACCCGGTGTTCCTGGCCGGGCTCGACAAGTCGCCGGAGGAGGACCCGTCCGGGGCCATCCTGCGGTGGCAGTCGATGTTCGGCGATCCCGGCAACACCTGGTCGGACCTGGCCTGGGTGCGCGAACACTGGGACGGTCCGATCGCGCTCAAAGGCGTGCTGCACCCGGACGACGCGCGGCGGGCGATCGACGCCGGGGTCGAAGGCGTCGTCGTCTCCAATCACGGCGGCCGCCAGGTCGACGGCGAGATCGCCGCGCTCGACGCGTTGCCGGCGGTGGCGGCTGCCGTCGACGGGCGCGCCGACGTGCTCCTGGACTCCGGCGTGCGCACCGGGTCGGACGTGCTCAAGGCGCTCGGCCTCGGCGCGCGGGCCGTCCTCTACGGCCGCCCTTACGTGTACGGGCTCGGGCTCGGCGGCGAGGACGGCGTGCGCCATGTGCTGCGCAGCCTGCTCGCGGAGCTGGAGCTGACCATGGCGCTTTCGGGCTGCGCCGCACTCGCGGATATCGGGCCGGAGACGTTGATCCGTATACCGTGA
- a CDS encoding NAD(P)H-quinone dehydrogenase, producing MTRVAILGGGPGGYEAALVAAQLGAEVVVVERQGLGGACVLADCVPSKTLIATSESITAFAGSEALGVRLRSGGLPSEQVLVDAAAVNQRVKSLARAQSLDIAARLEREGVEVVAGTGRFCGPRALTVEDGDETRVIAADTVLIATGAAPRVLPGAQPDGERILNWQQVYELPAVPEHLVVIGSGVTGAEFASAYVALGSEVTLVSSRDRVMPSEDADAALLIEEVFTRRGMHIMRQARAEAVSRTEDGVEVVLTDGRRLTGSHCLVAVGSVPNTAQIGLDVAGVLTDERGYVLVDRVSRTSAPGVYAAGDCTGLLLLASVAAMQGRTAMWHALGDAVAPLRLATVSANVFTEPEIATVGLMAVEAAAERGGVRELKLALATNARAKMQGIEDGFVKLYCRPGTGAVLGGVVVAPRASELILPVAMAVQHGLTVDQLSQTFTIYPSITGSITEAARQLHLSTAD from the coding sequence CGACTGCGTCCCGTCGAAGACGTTGATCGCGACGAGCGAGTCGATCACGGCCTTCGCCGGCAGCGAGGCACTCGGCGTCCGGCTGCGCAGCGGCGGGCTGCCGTCCGAACAGGTGCTGGTCGACGCCGCTGCGGTCAACCAGCGGGTGAAGTCGCTCGCCCGGGCGCAGTCCCTCGACATCGCGGCGCGGCTCGAGCGCGAGGGCGTCGAGGTGGTCGCAGGTACGGGCCGGTTCTGCGGACCCCGGGCGCTGACCGTCGAGGACGGCGACGAGACCCGAGTGATCGCGGCCGACACCGTGCTGATCGCGACCGGCGCGGCGCCCCGCGTGCTGCCGGGCGCGCAACCGGACGGTGAGCGGATTCTGAACTGGCAGCAGGTCTACGAGCTGCCGGCGGTGCCCGAGCACCTGGTCGTCATCGGGTCCGGCGTGACCGGGGCGGAGTTCGCGAGCGCCTATGTCGCTCTCGGCAGCGAGGTGACCCTCGTGTCCAGCCGTGACCGGGTCATGCCGAGCGAGGATGCGGACGCCGCGCTGCTCATCGAGGAGGTGTTCACCCGCCGGGGGATGCACATCATGCGTCAGGCCCGGGCGGAGGCGGTCTCGCGCACCGAGGACGGCGTCGAGGTGGTGCTGACCGATGGCCGTCGGTTGACCGGCAGCCACTGCCTGGTCGCCGTCGGCTCGGTTCCGAACACGGCGCAGATCGGCCTCGACGTCGCCGGCGTCCTGACCGATGAGCGCGGCTACGTCCTGGTCGACCGGGTGTCGCGGACGTCGGCTCCCGGTGTGTATGCGGCGGGTGACTGCACCGGCCTGCTCCTGCTCGCCTCGGTTGCGGCGATGCAGGGGCGGACCGCGATGTGGCACGCGCTGGGCGATGCGGTCGCTCCGCTTCGGCTCGCCACCGTCTCCGCGAACGTCTTCACCGAGCCCGAGATCGCCACGGTCGGGCTGATGGCGGTTGAGGCGGCGGCCGAGCGGGGCGGGGTGCGCGAGCTCAAGCTGGCGCTGGCCACCAACGCGCGCGCCAAGATGCAGGGCATCGAGGACGGCTTCGTGAAGCTCTACTGCCGGCCCGGGACGGGCGCGGTGCTCGGCGGAGTCGTGGTTGCGCCGCGCGCGAGCGAGCTGATCCTTCCGGTGGCGATGGCGGTGCAGCACGGCCTGACCGTCGACCAGCTGTCCCAGACGTTCACGATCTACCCGTCGATCACCGGCAGCATCACCGAGGCGGCCCGCCAGCTGCACCTGTCGACGGCCGACTGA